In Tursiops truncatus isolate mTurTru1 chromosome 10, mTurTru1.mat.Y, whole genome shotgun sequence, the sequence ggtaatttttgattgaatgTCAGACAGTGTGATTTTTTTATCCTGTTGAGCTTTTCTCTGGAAAGAATTTAAGATACTTGTAAACAATTTGGTCCATTAGAATCTTGCTTTTGAATTTGTTCATCAATATTGGATCAATATTTAGTCTAGTGCTAATTATTCCCCATTACTAGGGAAAGATTTTTGTGGGTACTCTACACAGTGTCCACTGCATTTACAAGGTTTTCTAGTCTGGGTGGTAGGATGACATTCCCTTCTCACCCTTGTTTAAGTATTAGTTACTGTTTCCTctaatcatttcattttaacGCAATAGATAGTTTTGattggggggagaggaagggcctTTCCTTACCTTTGCTGGTGGACATACTTAGAATTCCCCAGAATACAAAGCAGTCATTCTCCTTATTAACATCTTAAGCAAAGCAATCACCTTTCTCTCTCATCATTCAGTAGGATAAATACCTCAATTTGCTCTCAGTTGATTCTGGTTTTCCCAGACCTCCATCATGTTCACATCACCACATTAGTTAGAATTGGATTGtgattgatatttatttttttctttctcaaattatcCTTGCATTTAAGATATAGTTTAGCTTGTTATCAAATTACAGTTTAACTTTTCTacttcaacatttgaaaatagaactcttttgtcatttttattcagtGTTGAGAAATGTGAGgaagtgtatttaatttttattccttgaGCAGTGCTACTAAAGTGTGATCCTCAGACCAGTGCATATTTATAAAACCTTTCTTACTAGTTCTTTatgaaacaaatacagaaatatagtaTTACAAAACTTTAGAGCAAATTAACAGAAAACATTAGTTATATTTTATCTAATAATAAAATTACCACTTGTATGTCTGTTTTTAACTCACTTCATTATTTCCAGTAATTTATTCAGAAAAGTATGTCTGTGATATataatgcaagaaacatttacaacaataaccaaaagaaaaaaaaagattcttctcTGTAGattatttgagaaacactgcctgaTGTGGTTAGAAACTATGGTCATGCAGTTTCATGGAGCCTTAAGCCAAGAGGCCTCATAATCAGTGGTCCTAGGGCTTACAGAGAATGGGCTACTATCTTCATGGTTTATAGGTTCTTCTTCTAGGTCACTTAATATTGTACAGATGGGGAGAGCTCCATGGATTTAAGTTTGAAGTAAGGATAGAGTGACTCAGAGAAGTTGGCCTGGGTGAAAGAGAAGATGTGGGTTCTGTCAGTCATGTTATAGAAAGAAATGTCACTATCCTCATAATCCAAGAAAATCACAATCTTTCGTGGACACTTTTCTATCAGGAGAGGCTCTTCCAGGAAAATTTCTGGGGGAGAACAGGTGAGAGCCCTGTATTCACGTCCCTTCTTCTCTAAGACGCTGAACTTCTTCTTTTGTAGATGGCTGAGTAACCCACTCCTCTCTGTGGGCTTCTCATAAATGCCTAGAGTCCACTCATCAGTGTCCTCAATGTCCACCTCCCAGTAATGTCTCCCTGAAGTGAATTCTTTCTGACCAAGTTTGATAAGGTTGCCGTCTCCTTGCTTATTACATAATAATACCCGTGTTTCCTCTCTGatgttctcttctctctctgggtCAGAATTGTCCTGATGAAAGTTTTCATGATTTAGAGTCACaagagctggaagaaaaaaaaaggaaaggaaaaggccaACATTGTATATTTCAGAAAACTGTTTCCCCTGTAACTGTTTTGTTACAAGGGAAACCTTAACAAAACAGAGCAAATGTGTAAGGAGTAGGGATAGAATGCATCCCCTCTGAacatgtgtgttgggggaggtggTGCTGGGAGGCGGCTGATGTGCTCTCATCTTGAGTTCTAGGCTACTTATCTTATCCTATCTATGCAGTTATATAGGTCAGTGTCTTGGCAGAATGCCAGAGTGAGCAGGTGACTTGAAGTgtttattggagaatggtgttCTTTCCGTGTCCTCTGCAAATTAGACCTATGTTCCTCAATTAGTAACAGGATCCAAGTGAGCTGACCTCTCTACAAAGAACAACTGAATTGCTATTTTGAGCACTTCTTACTTAGTTTGGGGTCTCCTCAGCTGAGGGGCtatcttaatttctgttttagaaCCAAGTGGACCccatagatgaggaagctgtgcCAATATATTGAAAATGGAATCACGACCAGAGTAGATAAGCCTAGCAGCAATTTTCAGTTCAGgctaatatttaatgattttgatgtttcttccctctctttacCAGAACAATAGTGCCCCTGTCTTTTCAGTGAGGAGATGATGTTAGGAAAGAAAAGTGGGGTCTCAGAGGGCAGGTTGGAAGGGAGccaaaaagataaagaacaacTTACCAGGTTGGAACTGTTCCTTCCTCCAGTCTGAAAAAGAGCAATACAAGTTGAAACTGGGACGGAAGCATACCCAGGGAATGAAAAGGAGGTAAGGTGCTTCCTTCCCTGACTCATCACCTTCTCTTGTCAACATTCTCACCTCCTCTAAACCCCTCAAGCTCTGGTAGTATCCAGAAACTACAGGACAAATAGTATGCTTTCTGCGCTCTGTCTCACACTAGAAACTATCACATATTTCAGCCCGAAGCTGGGGTGTATTCTCCAGTCTGAGCCAGGTTTGGAGACCCCTGGAGCACGGTCTAATGCTCTACATGTCCCTCTACTATGCTCTCAAGACCTTTATGGACCTCCTCACTATGAGAGctataaactgtatttttaaatttaatttaattttattctattccattttatttatagtttttctaGCCTGTGATCTCCTCAGAGTAGAGTTTAAGCTTATGACTAAGGCATTTAAATGGGCCATTATTGCTTTGACCCAGATTGTAATCAGATTGCTTATATTTTTCTCCAGGGACAGATTCCTCATGAGAAATAGAATTGCTTCTGCCTGTGGCCACTTCTCTTATGACAGGACTTgtgattttatttaaagattGGGTATTCTCATAAAGTCTTGGGACAATAGGCAGATAAGGACATATCCATAATTCTTGATTGGAGCAGCACTGTGGTCTCTCACTAAACTGCGCTCCTGTCAGAAGTGTAGCACTCAGATGCATAGAATCTATGAATATATGAGTCAAGGAGGACATCTGAGATCATGTATTCCAGTCTTTTTGTCTTAGAGATAAGGACACTGagctcaaaaaagagaaaagaacctgATTTCTCAGCTGTAATTGGTAGAGTTGGAACTAAAAGTCAAAAGTCATTCTTAGTACTTTGTTCACTCCTTTGGAAACACGGGATTATTTTTCAGTATCTCATGAAAGAAAACTCAACAGAAACTGCTTAATCAACTTTAATCCGTGGGAGGACCTCCTCTTATCAAAGCACTTATCAGGCTGTGTGTAGTTGCCTGGTTCCTGGCTTACTTCCCCCAATGGACTTTGTTTCACAGGGTTAGAGTATAATAGTTTGTACCACCAACAtctagcacaatgtctggcatataaAACTTGCACAGATACATATTCAAGAAATGACCTGGTGTGCTTTTGAGGTCCAACtctatattacacacacacacacacacacacacacacacacacacacacaagttataAACCCACAGAATACATGGACAAATTTTAGAAGGTATAAATATAGCCAATTTCCCCACCACCAGATAAacatatttttgcaaatcatattcaaatatttttaaaagttgtttttcaacttttttacACATAAACCTTCTCCCTATatattgaattttacttttttatttcaaataggtaaaataagtgaaatcatagttaatatatttttccaaatataaaatataatacatttcctgctcttttaaactttatttgtaGAATAGAAGTGCTGATATAATATAGTCTTTATTGTTCCCAAATCTCTCTTTATTCATCAAAATCACTCTGAGttctgtccctttcttcttcaTAGTGGATGAGCTAACAATTCTTGCTGAGTCCTACCCTAGCCATGTGGTGGGACTGACCAGGCAGCCATTACTTCTCCTTCATCATTAGCTCTGGAAGACAACTGATTATTTGAGCCTCCAAATACAAAATACTACAGAGTGATACCAAATAAATTTTCACAActttcaagtgtgtgtgtgtgtgtgtgtgtgtgtgtgtgtgtgtttatgactCTGCTTATTATGCTCAGAATACCAGAGGCACTTGGCAAGACTAGGTCCATAGAGTTACGTACCAGGATATAGCAAGGCCTTCTTCCaatctaaaacagaaaaaatagaggTAAGACAAGATGAGACATTAATCTGGGGCCttgaatttttcttccttccccttatTTCTCTTCCACTAATCATCATTCAATCCTTTAGTCTTTTCCTCTAAGGATAGGGAGCTGAGAACCTGTTGGTCATCAGGACATCAATTGACATGACAGAGTCTCTTACCTTCATTGTATAATGCCTTTCGACTTTCTGAAAGAAACAACATTCAATGAGAGACCCAGAACAGGTGTGAAAAGGGGAACAACTTCTACACAGGGCATGAGAAGAAACAAGACTCACCAAGCTCTGCCTCGAGGTTCACTGGAAGAGGAGGAGATATAAAATCCATGAAACTGGGTTTTAGCTGCTCCTAAGTTTGGTGAGTAGCTAAATGAATTCAATTTGACCTTCTCTTAAGGGTCCCATAGTTAAGTAGGTGAGAAAGATTGGCAAACATATTTGTCAAATGTAAAAGGACGGGCACTAAGAAACGTTAACATGGGAAGTATCATGGGGTCACACAGGAAGGAGAGCCCATGCTTCATAGGAGTTTAAGATTTCTTAGGTGTTTCTAAAGCCTATTCTTGAAggacaaaaaggaagagaagttaAGGGAAGACATTTCCACAAAGAGAAACAGGTTGAGGCACAGTGGTGTGAAAAGGCATGGTGTGGGTTGAGCCGCAATTTGGAGGCTTCGTGACCACTGCCCACAGACCTCCTAACTTCCCACATGATTTTCTCCTTTCCATAGGACTCCCAGCTCTGTAGAATTCTTGGTACCCTGCGTTTTCCTTGGGATCCTTCAGTAATCTTTTATTTCCCCATCCACCCTACACAACCTGTATCTGCAGCTTTTCCATGAACCTCTGATTTGACCTGCTGCCCTGATTTACTTTTGACTCTAAGTGccacttgtttttctctcttcatctccTCTGTGTTATGAGattcttcctgccttttctttacttctctctctttGGCTTTATGTTCTCTCCAGCCAGTGTAGCTGATCCCGATGAGGAGAAGCACCAGCAAAGGGAGCGTCCCAGCCAGGGCTGTCTTCCACGGAGACGTCCTGGGGAAGAAGGGCTCTGACACAGGCATGTGGAGACACAGTGAGAGACTGACCTGGAGGAAGCCCTGCCCTCTCTTCAAGGCTCCCTTCAGCCTTCCTTCACTCTTACTTGCCCTTAATGCACCCAACTCTGCCTTGGAGTTTGTGCCGTACTGACCTGGGAGGAAGATGGCTGACACTTTCTCCTGGCCAGAGAAGGGGTTCTGGATGGAGCAGGTCACATTGTCCAGAGAGCTGTCCGTGACCACAAGCGATGCCTCCACATAGAACAGCCCATCTCCATCTTGggtctgagactcagagagggatGGTAGCTTCACTCCCACCATGTTGCTCCACTGCACCCTGGGTTTTGGGAACCAGCCACCTGAGGAGCACAGAACTCGGATCCCACGATCCTCAGGCCCCATCATGTAAACGTGAGGGGCAGAGCCCAAGCCTGAGGAGAGAAGACATGTGCCTGAGGGCTGTGGTCCTCGGGATTCAGGAGTCCCTGAGGCTGAAGGTGTAACTGCCTTTCACTAGGCTGATGagcaaactgaagctcagaattCAAAACTGCTCATGGCCAAAGTTAGGCTTACCtgtgattcagtttttaaatcaACTTAATGCTTTTGCACTTTACTTGGACTGAGAGAGCTTtgggatcattccaagaagaaaaaagaacagggaCAATGAAAGTTAGAAGAAAGGAGTTTAATTCTACAAGTTGTCTCTCTCTCCTGATTgggtcaaaaatatttgaaggccTCAGTACCTATCTGAATTAATactagttaattaatttttgtgatcTTTTGGATACTAATATATCTTCAGAAGGATTGCCTCCTTTATTGTTTAAAAGCAGAGTACATAGTCTTATCCTCACTGTACAGTTTAGGAAATTGACATTCTACAAggcaaaatattatataaacatatggaAGATCATAAGAAATGCCAAGTTAGGAATCCATATGTTCTCACCCTTCCCTTTGCTTTACACCATGACACATACATTCTGTGCTCAGTTAACTTACCTATCACACGCAGCTCCACAATGGCTTCTTGGGAGATGTGACCATCCTTAAAATGACACCGATATTGGCCATCATCAGAGGCACGGATGTGTTGGATCAGCAGGGCCACCGCGCCTTTGTCAATGGAGTCCCCCACCAACTCTGTCCTGCCACGGTACTCCAGCATTTGCTCCCCTCCTTGTTCCTGTCCATTCTGGTACACAAGCACTGTGGAGGAGAGCTGGGCTCGGTACCACCGGATCTGCATGTGGGCTGCACTCTGCTCAG encodes:
- the LOC101318737 gene encoding butyrophilin-like protein 1, with amino-acid sequence MAGFPSFLPAGFLPTLLLLQVSTWCSPVSGFSVKGPAQPIMVLLGADASLPCQLSPEQSAAHMQIRWYRAQLSSTVLVYQNGQEQGGEQMLEYRGRTELVGDSIDKGAVALLIQHIRASDDGQYRCHFKDGHISQEAIVELRVIGLGSAPHVYMMGPEDRGIRVLCSSGGWFPKPRVQWSNMVGVKLPSLSESQTQDGDGLFYVEASLVVTDSSLDNVTCSIQNPFSGQEKVSAIFLPEPFFPRTSPWKTALAGTLPLLVLLLIGISYTGWREHKAKEREVKKRQEESHNTEEMKREKQVALRVKMNLEAELESRKALYNEDWKKALLYPDWRKEQFQPALVTLNHENFHQDNSDPEREENIREETRVLLCNKQGDGNLIKLGQKEFTSGRHYWEVDIEDTDEWTLGIYEKPTERSGLLSHLQKKKFSVLEKKGREYRALTCSPPEIFLEEPLLIEKCPRKIVIFLDYEDSDISFYNMTDRTHIFSFTQANFSESLYPYFKLKSMELSPSVQY